The DNA sequence TAAAACCTCAAGTTATAGCTATAGATGAAGTACAATTTTTAGATGGTGAAACGGAAAAAATAGTAGAAATAATAAATGGGTTTTTAGCTAAGGATTTAACAGTAATAGTAGCAGGATTAGATATGGATTTTTCTAGCAGACCTTTTGAAGTTGTTAAAGAACTAATGCCTTTATCTGATTACTTATATAAGCATCATGCAGTATGTGTGGGATGTGGTACAGATGCCTGGGTAAGCCATAGAAAGACTGATGATGTTGAAAGAATAAAAATAGGGACTTCTGATGAGTATGAGCCTTTATGTAGAAAATGTTTTTTAGAAAGAAATAAAAGTAACGGGGAGTCAGATGGTCTTATTTAATTTTAAACTGAAAGGAGTTTTATAGTGGCTATTTTTGATAAAGAGGCTAGTTGTTATGATGGGTGGTATGAGACTAAAATGGGGTCTTATGTAGATAAAGTAGAGACTGAACTTCCAGTTAAGACTATTAGACCAACTTATGTAAATCGTAAAGAAGAACTGTTAAAAGAGTCCTTTGAATTTGCGTAGAAAGGTGGAATTATTGATTTAACCTATGGTTCACGTGATTACTTAAAGCTAGGTAAGATCATTGAAAAAGCAAAACATGATTCTATTCTTTTAGAGAATATTACCTTTAGTTCTGATGGCTATGGAAGTTAGTCTAGGTATGATGAAGATGGAAACATTATTAAAATTGGAGTATTTCAAGTAAATGGTCTTTATAAGGAAATAAAAATGATGGTATTAGAGTTAAACTTTACTTTGGAAGAAGCATTAAAGTTTGTAACAACCAATGTATCGAAAGTTCTAAAGCTTTATCCTCAGAAGGGTGTAATAATGGAAGGTTTAGATGCTAATTTATTGATTATTGATGAAAATTTAAGATTAGAAAGTGTTATTGCAAATGGAGAATTGATGATGGAAGAAAGTAAGGTGTTGAAAAAAGGAACGTATGAATAGGATAATGATATACTAAAAGAAATAAATTTAACGTGAGATAGTTGACTTAGTGAAACTAATTGTATGGATTGTTGTCAAAATGGTTAAATTATAGTAATATATAATTATTGAATAATAAAGTAATAAATTTTAAGAAGAAAGGTATGGTAATAAGAACAATGAGCATATAATCCTTTTATGAAAGAACATGTTAGTTAAAATATTTATTTAAAAGCCTATTTTAATAGGTAATATTGTTGTATTTAAATGTTCTGGAAAGGATTATATTTATTATAATTTATTGAATACTTGATTACAGAATAACGCTATTTATTTTGTAATATGATTTTATATTATTTTAAAGTATTTCAATTTAATTACTATTTATAGTCCTTCTAGTGTAATAGGAGGGATTTTTTATGTTATGTTTTGAAGCTAATAATGTAAAAAAGTATTTTAGAGGTAGATTAATTTTAAATATTAAGGATTTAAAAGTTTATTCAGATGATAAAATAGGAGTTGTAGGACTAAATGGTAGTGGAAAAACCACTTTATTAAATTTAATTTCTAAATATGTAGAACCTGATGAAGGGCATATTAAAACTTATGGAAGAATTTCATATATAAAACAGTTAGAGAGTGAAGAAAAAGATATAGTTGACGAAAGATATATTAGTCAATTTAATTTAAAAGGTAAAAATGAAGAGTTTATGAGTGGTGGGGAACTAACAAGACTTAAGATTGCAGAAGCTCTAAGCATTAATAGCAATATACTTTTAGCAGATGAACCTACTTCTAATTTAGACCTTGAAGGG is a window from the Tissierellales bacterium genome containing:
- a CDS encoding thymidine kinase; translation: MHQYTGKLIVHTGSMFSGKTSSLEKDVNRFTIAGYRTIAFKPIIDNRFDRSEIVTHNFTSLKAILVKDIYELKEYCEELKPQVIAIDEVQFLDGETEKIVEIINGFLAKDLTVIVAGLDMDFSSRPFEVVKELMPLSDYLYKHHAVCVGCGTDAWVSHRKTDDVERIKIGTSDEYEPLCRKCFLERNKSNGESDGLI
- a CDS encoding amidohydrolase family protein; translated protein: MMVLELNFTLEEALKFVTTNVSKVLKLYPQKGVIMEGLDANLLIIDENLRLESVIANGELMMEESKVLKKGTYE